The following are from one region of the Littorina saxatilis isolate snail1 linkage group LG2, US_GU_Lsax_2.0, whole genome shotgun sequence genome:
- the LOC138958736 gene encoding uncharacterized protein: protein MVSFSQRPICYQVGVFLLLGATALFLGGMASPWWAQTYSEAQNQVIRHSGLWQGCSSSAEEECTSIEAPDWFRAVQVLQCTGLVAMLAACAFAVFTNCCLDNVMYSRRLEIMTAAGGVLGVVSCLLYVAKTSHILKTNSHIGYSWAFGIDFGASVLVIFVAVIIALSSSPHVEEESRFIIEDGYVDPRSRPRGLMRSRSRSCGGSKEEIALEKSTGRTRRLGATSGSGREVIVLQNNYNGTPNHCPVNVNSGVCADEPLCTVCACSQRKSSICDASRPSMELQPCKTRPKSEIHPCQEGHHAEPQICEEGQYSEKQTCKVGPYYHKNSRKARQNCCCHDGSCHDEELCQANAQCIETPKCGHSRTSSHSSCRCDADIELCQEGCHHSLEEDPLLSHKNCQCDCVHQPKAQRKGLYSRLPTKALVVAKCEYSSQVKTFATDHVVNPHQSCCVSCQPRCDRQGSPMPNKSKDKSSHGHGDTFKNMTHCHRAVATAPPLEGVEKEDEDHIDLAKAQFFVDSETVFIGGLQRREQ, encoded by the exons ATGGTGTCCTTCTCTCAGCGCCCCATCTGCTATCAGGTGGGCGTGTTCCTGTTGCTAGGGGCAACGGCGTTGTTCTTAGGGGGCATGGCTTCCCCTTGGTGGGCTCAGACGTACAGCGAAGCCCAGAATCAAGTGATCCGACACAGCGGTCTTTGGCAGGGCTGTTCCTCGTCCGCCGAAGAAGAGTGTACTTCCATTGAAGCTCCAG actGGTTCCGAGCAGTCCAGGTGTTGCAGTGCACGGGTCTGGTGGCCATGCTGGCGGCCTGTGCCTTCGCCGTGTTCACCAACTGTTGCCTAGACAACGTTATGTACTCCAGGCGACTCGAGATCATGACAGCTGCTGGTG GTGTGCTGGGCGTGGTCAGCTGTCTGCTGTATGTTGCCAAGACCTCCCACATCCTGAAAACGAATAGCCACATCGGCTACTCCTGGGCCTTTGGCATCGACTTTGGAGCCTCCGTCCTCGTCATTTTTGTCGCCGTCATCATCGCTCTAAGCAGCAGCCCCCACGTCGAGGAAGAGTCGAGGTTCATCATCGAGGACGGATACGTTGATCCTAGGTCAAGGCCGCGGGGACTGatgaggtcaaggtcaaggtcttgCGGAGGGTCGAAGGAGGAAATCGCTCTGGAGAAAAGCACCGGTCGCACGAGAAGGCTTGGGGCCACATCTGGGTCGGGAAGGGAGGTGATCGTATTGCAGAACAACTATAACGGTACGCCGAACCACTGTCCTGTAAACGTCAACAGTGGTGTTTGTGCTGATGAACCTCTCTGTACTGTGTGCGCCTGCTCACAGCGAAAAAGCTCTATCTGCGATGCCTCCAGACCAAGTATGGAGCTGCAACCTTGTAAGACAAGACCGAAGTCCGAAATTCATCCTTGTCAAGAGGGACACCACGCTGAACCCCAGATCTGCGAAGAAGGGCAATACTCGGAAAAGCAGACTTGCAAAGTAGGGCCGTATTATCACAAGAATTCCCGCAAAGCAAGACAAAATTGTTGCTGCCATGATGGATCTTGCCACGATGAAGAACTCTGCCAAGCGAACGCTCAGTGTATTGAAACGCCCAAATGTGGACATTCGAGAACAAGTTCACACTCTTCTTGTCGTTGTGATGCAGATATCGAGCTTTGCCAAGAAGGATGTCACCATTCTTTGGAAGAAGACCCCCTTCTTTCGCACAAGAATTGTCAGTGCGATTGCGTCCATCAACCAAAAGCTCAAAGGAAAGGTCTGTACTCACGGCTACCAACAAAAGCGCTTGTGGTTGCAAAATGTGAATATTCGTCTCAAGTGAAGACATTTGCCACCGATCATGTGGTGAACCCCCACCAAAGCTGCTGTGTTTCCTGTCAGCCAAGATGTGACAGACAAGGATCCCCGATGCCAAATAAATCTAAAGACAAAAGCAGCCATGGCCATGGAGATACGTTCAAGAACATGACTCATTGCCATAGGGCTGTTGCTACTGCTCCACCTCTTGAAGGTGTGGAGAAGGAGGACGAAGATCACATTGACTTAGCAAAGGCACAGTTCTTTGTCGATTCTGAAACCGTTTTTATTGGTGGGTTGCAGAGACGTGAACAATAA